The sequence TCGCGGTCGTAGCGGTCGGAGAGTTCATAGGTGTCGAGTGACGGAATGGCGTCCATGCGGACCTCCCGCGGCATCCCTGCCGATCAGCGGAGGTTAGGCCCGGGCGGCTGGCAGGTTCTACCTATTTTCCCCCAAGCGGTGACTATTCTGGTAACTTTGCCCGATACAGCGCAAGTTTCGGTAGAATATACCAGACCGGTGAACCCCATGATCGAAGACCATGACGCCTTGATCCTCGCCCATCTCCAGAAGGACGGCCGTGCCACCAATCAGCAGCTCGCCGATCAGGTCGGCATGTCCACCTCGGCCTGCTGGCGCCGGGTGCGCGCGCTGGAGGAGAGCGGCGTCATCCGCGGGTATGCGGCGCTGGTCGCGCGCGAGCGGGCGGGGTTTGCGATGTCGGCCATCCTCCACGTTTCGCTGGAGCGGCACGATGCCAAATTCGTGGATGAGTTCGTGACCCGGGTGACCCGGCGCCGCGAGGTGCTGGAGTGCTTTGCGACCACGGGCGATGCAGACTACCATCTGCGCGTGGTCGTGCGGGACATGGCGGCCTACAACCGCTTCCTCGACGAGTTCATGTTCCGCATCCCCGGCATCCGCTACGTCCGCAGCAACGTGGTGCTGAAGGAGATCAAGACCGGCGTGGCGCTGCCGTTTTGAGGCAGCATGATGCGGTCGCAATTGCTGCGAAAAGGGATTCTGACGAAGCGATTGGCGTTCTCGTCACCGCGTGGCGGATTGCGATCCTCGCGCGCATCATACTGCTTTTGCTTCGGATCCGGTCCTCAGCAGAATCGTGAAGACAAGAACATGGCTGACGAGCAACAGCGGCACATAAAGGGCCGGAAGATAGATGCCGGCGCCGAACAGGCCTGGATCCTGGATTTTCGTCACGCCCATGTAGTACGCATTCAGCAGATCCAGCGTCCCCCAGACGTTGAAGATCCAGACGATCGGAACGG comes from Bradyrhizobium diazoefficiens and encodes:
- a CDS encoding Lrp/AsnC family transcriptional regulator; translation: MIEDHDALILAHLQKDGRATNQQLADQVGMSTSACWRRVRALEESGVIRGYAALVARERAGFAMSAILHVSLERHDAKFVDEFVTRVTRRREVLECFATTGDADYHLRVVVRDMAAYNRFLDEFMFRIPGIRYVRSNVVLKEIKTGVALPF